The Gigantopelta aegis isolate Gae_Host chromosome 9, Gae_host_genome, whole genome shotgun sequence genomic sequence ctgttAGCGTTACCAGCCTgctgatataacagtcgtggtgcacatgctagaccaaatgtttgacatccaatagccgatgattaataaatcaatgtgctctagtatagttaaacaaaaaaataaacttcaGTAATCtgacagtcttaaagaggaaacccgctaaaaaaaatcattagtagcaagggatcttttatatgtaccatccgacagacatggtagcacataccacgacctttgatataccagtcgtggtgtactggctggagtgaaaaatagcccaaagagccctagaccgaccgtgcatcaggcaagcgctttacacctgggctacgtcccgccacagATATTCCTACAATTGCAATTGATCATGTAGGTTTAATTTTCGATTATCAAAACGCATTTTGTAAAAAGTGAATAATCaatactttaatttaatgtggggtctgttttttgtttgttggttggggtttttttttttaggggggggggggggtatggtttttggggggtctgtttttgttgggggttttaagTGGACCTAACATGCGACCCTTTTCTCCAACTTCGGGTTACACCACTGttatttgttgttggggttggaggctttttgtttgttgttggttttttttaattaaaaaaaaaagacttaaaAAAGACACAAACAATTACTGCGGTGCCCACTTCCAAAATGAAACCTATTTCTCATTCCCATTAAACGTACTTCTCCTCTTATAATATAATTCAAGGTTTGCCCCTGCATTTTCTAATCCTAGGAAATATTTACTGAGATCGAGTAGCTCTGGGATATTACAATGTGAAAAGCCTTTTATGTGTTCATAAATCTCGTCTAGTGTGCCAGTCTATGATGAAAGTCAATGACCCTCCTATTGGCGTttcttatttccattttattgaTTTAGTGATACTTAGGCTGAGTACCAATATTGTATACCACGACAAGTTCGCGAATCGATCTCGATGTTGTCGGATATTTTGTCAACCGAGGGAACACTCTGAAGGTACATACGCCCATGGTGGAGAGAAACTGGCACCCGACACATACGTAAATGTGACTGTAAGTAAACTTCATTCAGAGAAATGGATTGCTGGGTTATTGGTGTGTTCGTGTGTTAAATGTAACTGtaaaataagttaaataataGAATACAATATGTTGTAATTACTTAACACAATAAtgcaatatgttttaattactgAACAGAAGTTAGGTTGCGAGAAGGATATCTGTTCAAGTCTTCgaataggaaaggaaaggagtAGGTCTATTagttaaacattaaattttcgtcatattttaaattataacttttttgacgtctaacatatggttatttcgacacttatattatggagagagagagagagagagagagagagagagagagagagagagagagagagagagagagagagagagagagagagaggggggatagagagacggagagagacagacagagagagaaataggGAGAGAAACAGAGGGTGAGGGGAAGAATGGAACGGTTAGAGACATAGAAGAGCAATTATATAGCGAAAAAGCAGAAAGGGATTTTTGTTATAGCCAGATCGAACAGTTAAGTTTGTAGTGGCTTAGACCGAACTACATTCTTCTTGAAACATGTCTAAACCATGACTGGAGATataggaaatgtgttatttaacgatgcactcaacacatttttatttacggttatatagtgtcggacatatgattaaggaccacacatatattgagagaggaaacccgctgtcgccacttgggctactcttttcgattagcagcaagggatcttttatatgcaccatcccatagacaggatagcacataccacggcctttgatattccagttgtggtgcactggctagagcgagaaatagcccaatgggtccaccgaaggggatcgatcccagaccgaccgcgcatcaagcgaacgctttactactgggctacgtcccgccctaactggagatataatattatatttatcttaCTTCAGActtgtattaaaacatttaattctgtaTAATCAGGTGGAACATTTTTCAGGCCAGCTCTTTTTCCATGAACATCTCCCTCATTTTAGCCCAAATGCGAAGATTTGCTGTGGACAGTACTGGAGGTGGGAAGGGAGGGGGTGATTCCGcacacataccccccccccccccgtctcgtacgcttatgacgtgatttaaaactaacgtGTTTACGTATAAATTACGTGTATATAAggagtttaaaatgttatgtttacagtctatataatataatgagagtgtgaatttaaaaacggacggacggacgaacgaaCGTGTACAGGCTATAGTTGTTTTTGGAAATTggggaaataaatgttttccacTGACGTCATtctattgttgtttgtttattctaaCCTGTGATTCACgagtaataaaaattaattcgtCCCATAAGCGGGTTGGCCGCGGGAAATTGTTTAAGCGGTTAGACCCCATAGCCTTCTAGGCACTAGGTTGATCTCTGTTCACAAGGACACCTATTCGCAATATGAAATAGGCAAGGTCAAGGTAAAGATTTAACATGCCATCAGAGAAAGGGACTCTAAACACGCCCAGGATAGGTACAAGTTCATACCTTTGTGAACGCGGCGTCCGAGACGGGAGAAGGAAGAAAGGGTGAGAATAGGATGAGATTGTCATTATTTCGGGACAGAGGACAAGGGAATCCTGGAAAGTCCATTAAAGGACAGAACAAGGTCGTAACTtgcaaagggggggggggtaaaaatgATTGCCCTTctgccctctccccccccccccccccaaaaaaaaaaacccaaacgaAAACGTGtcatttttgtctttttgtagGAGACTTTTTATAAAGTTATACTTTGATATTGTTTTACGGACTCCCGCCCCACCCCCGGCTCCACCGCCACCCATCCCGACCATTCCGCTATTTATTTTAGGCTAGGTACACTTAACCGTTGTAATGGTCTATGAAATCTACAAGAGTATAAGAGAGAGTTCTGGGAAATCGAATGCAAAAGCATGAATCGAGGCacaagtcccccccccccccccccccccccccccccccctccggaaTATACGAAAAGTGTctggttttatttaatttaaaggtgCTTTTTCGGTAAAACTGGATAAGACTATAGTAATGTGCCCTAATTCCTTTTTACAGCCCCACTCCCGCCGATAATCAACACTCCTCTGTTATCGATCTATGTCATAATGACAATATCAAGATATCTcttatttataggatattaaacgagctttcattttgtatcatgtgtatgtcccgagtaaaataattttcagttgtcacaagctttagcgagtgacacagaaaattatttcacgagggacgtAAACATgttacgaaatggtagcgagtttaatatcccatttattacccataatcgatcatAATTTAatatcactcaactcatttggttgacgttcctgtaaggttgtaatgCGCCAATCGAAAACGTCATtgtgtgacgtcgaagtgtcacgtcccacttggcgttccaGTGGGACATATCATTTgacatgtaccaagatatttttaaccatatgggtaataaaaaaattctcttGCAGATGCAGCTTGTGGAATAAATCTTTGCAACTCGCTGACACTATGAAAGTACGAGCAGTTATCAACGTCTATGACGTATGTCCACCAATCTATGACGTAAACCTAGTGAGCAACAAGCTTTTCGCAGATTATCGCTTCGACCAAAATACAGAATTAAAATGCCCACATTTGAAGTGCTCAAAATATTTAGTCATTGGAGAGCCGAAGTCgagaaaatcaaaacaatcgAGTGATGATAATTTATGGCGGCCTGCTGACAGTACTTCCGATGGGATGGATTCCGACGTGAAAGAGCCATCTTTTGATAAGCTTAACCTATACGGAGAGATGAAAAGATTTCGTAACTGTTACTGTAGCAAGAGTAATGACAGTTGTGTTTTCCCACCAATAGAGTCAAGCAGAAGAGATAatgattacattttcaaatCCACAGTTCCCAGCAGACGGTGTAATCTTTGTTCCCCCCAAATGTATGATGATAGTCCGCGAATAGTGCAAAGCAGACACTGTGATGGTTGCATCTTTCCATCAATAGTACCAAGCAGACGACATAATACTTGCATTATCCCGCCAAGACGGTCAACCCGGTCAAGCAAACGGAATGATGGCAGAAAGTCCAAGCCAACAGTGTCAAGCAGACGGCATAATGCTTGCATTTGCCAACCAAAAGTGCCCAGCAGAGAACATTATGATAGCATTTTCCCGCCAATAGTACCAAGCAGGCGGAATGATTATAGCATTTTCCCGCCAATAGTACCAAGCAGGCGGGATGATGATAGCAACTCCCCGCCGATACCATTCAGTAGAGTGCAGTCATTTGATGCTGGAGTTGTCAAAGAGAGAAAACTTGTAACAAAAACCTATATGGAAGAAGGTCCCATAACGTTTTTCAGAAGTCGCGAGGTTATTTTTCCTTCCGTCTATCAGACCTACCTCTCAAatgcagaaaacaaaaaatgttatacGAATACGAAGTACGCCCAGGAATTCACGGTGAGAAACAGGAAACAACCATCTTGCAGGAAGTGTCGGCACCAACAGACTTCATCCGTCCATTTCTGTGACGTCTTGGGAAAACGTTCTTGTCACTTTTGTACGCAGCTGGCTAATCGcaaattttcacaaatttatgaacaaaataactttGACTTAAAATAGTAATTCTGTTCCCAAATCATATGGAACTGTTTAATTCCATTATTTCCGTCCGTTCAAGTTTATATTTCAAAGTTATGAcagcaaatatttatttattcatttatttttctgaTGAAATTAGCAGGTTGTTGACAAACTGGGTTTTAGTAGGAAACTTATATCtgttgtaattttgattttgtatcgcttttttcttcttatttctttttatttatttatttattttgatttttagttGATTTGAGAGTTCGCGTTTTGGTTTTGCATAGATCCGTGTTTGAAAGCTAATTATTTCGAATAGGAAGTATATActtaagcttagtgatagccaaggggttatttttttaaatggcaatTGGTTTGTCATTAGCAGTGCAgtttagctgtaatgaggcttggtattcatacaTCGGGTTTTCTTTGTGACAAAAGTGGGGCGtgagcaaagtttccataagtataataagtgtgatatccGCCAACTCCCACTTGGGTGTGatttgtatgggtgtgaacattgtcaaaaatgcaccGGAAATCGTGCAGTTTGAACACAATATAATGAAAGTAACGCAAACATTTAactaaaagtatttaaaataagtcctctttatactttataattatgaccctttttgtaattACCTTGAGactaaaagtatttaaaataagtcctctttatactttataattaacccttttTGTAATTACCTTGAGactaaaagtatttaaaataagtcctctttatactttataattatgaccctttttgtaattACCTTGAGactaaaagtatttaaaataagtcctctttatactttataattatgaccctttttgtaattACCTTGAGactaaaagtatttaaaataagtcctctttatactttataattatgaccctttttgtaatttccttgagactaaaagtatttaaaataagtcctctttatactttataattatgaccctttttgtaattACCTTGAGactaaaagtatttaaaataagtcctctttatactttataattatgaccctttttgtaattACCTTGAGactaaaagtatttaaaataagtcctctttatactttataattatgaccctttttgtaatttccttgagactaaaagtatttaaaataagtcctctttatactttataattatgaccctttttgtaattACCTTGAGactaaaagtatttaaaataagtcctctttatactttataattatgaccctttttgtaatttccttgagactaaaaatacttgtatctttgtttatttttaaaccataagTGGGCATTTGTGATGCCATGAACTgatatgcataaatctcagctgaagattcacaaataactgtggtctgctACCTAATTGTTATTCCGGTTTTGACTTCCTGTTTATATGTTGGTATCATCTTTTGGTTTAAGCTGTCCTCACGCGTGTCGTTTGATtgattttaatgttaatttacCATTTGATGTTAACTAAAGGCATAACTacaccaaaataaaatattgcttcGACATTGGCATAGGGTAGGATTTTATATTTGGGGGCACCCACATTAGGAGGTGGCCAACCACGGTGTCTACGAGTCGTGTTATGAGGTGATAGGAAAATATATACGGTTGTGAGGGGAAACTGAGTGTGCCTtgaaatattatacatttaatatgacctgaaatatattgtattaattcTGCTACTTAATCGTTTTACTTTACctgtttttgtatataaattaattttggcTACGTGGCCATAAATCAGAAATGCTTTTTAGTTTGTTCAACCGTTGCTAAACGGTTCAAGGTAGCGAGTGTTACTTTAAGAGGaatatacacacattacatgaaCATGTACAAGTCACGTAGTTCGTGCCGTTAGGACGTAAACTgccttcatttcatttaatttcacttaaatacttattttcgtgtttatatctagTAAAGGTTCAAGcccgctgtcctgggcacacactttagctgtctgggctgtctgaccaggacagtttgctagtggtttgttgttagtgagagagaagtcagtgtcgtggccttacatctatagctacccattgattcgttaaactcgttctgggtgggagcaggtacctGGAGGCGAACCCAGCACATACAagtcttaagtccgatggcttaattaaCCAATAATGCACCGAGGCATGTTGTAAACTGCTGTGCGATtctatcttaaaatatttttctcttttttttctgttgtcaCCTGGCAAGACTAACCTCAACCGAGTTAATgagaaacatattttgttttcggtTTGTTTATTCAGTCAACTATGTTTTGAATTAGCGATcttgagaagaaaaaaatgtatctaTCAAAACAGTTATTACGGGTGGTTATGGTTCTGGTAGATTTTGTTATTATGCGGGATGTTTTTCTGCATCTACAAACAGCCTAGGACCCTTGTGTTCTgcttcaaaataaaaaataaaaactatagtTAATGTTAATaggatatctatatatatatatatatatatatatatatatatatatatatatatatatatatatatatatatatatataaatagatagataaatatatagatatatagatatagatatatatatatatatataatagatagatatatatataatatagatatatagatatatatatagagatatagatatatagatatatatatagagatatagatatatatatatatatatatatatatatatagatagatagatagatagatagatagatagatagatatatatatatatatatatatatatatatatatatatatatatatatatatatatatatatatatatatatatatatatagatatagatatttagatatagatatatagatatgcTGTTTAAGATTAATGTCTACCAAAAACGTAATtagaaaactttaaaaaactagGCATGTGTTATTAAAGAATTGTCATATACAGTTAttgaaagttattattattatttttagtagtaatagtagtagtagtagtagtagtagtagtagtagtatcatcattattattatcatcatcatcatcatcatcatcatcatcatcacaatcaggGGTTACAATACTGTCGTCCCGACCAGTTTTACCCTATCACTATTACCACGGGTAGGATGATGTTTTTACCTGTCGTCCCGACCAGTTTTACCCTATCACTATTACCACGGGTAGGATGATGTTTTTACCTGTCGTCCCGTCGGATCGGGATTTATTTGACGtttatattcacacattagATTGAGTTCATTGTGTTTGGTCCGGCAGTTATTGATTCGGGCTGGCAGAATACGTAGCTTGCTGCACCGAATAGTTTTAGAGTCTATATATAATGAGAGTGTCGGTTAAAAAACGGAGagggcgggtcgtagcccaaCTATTTgtctatttttcgttctagccagtgcaccacgactggtatatcaaaggctgtggtatgtgctagcctgtctgtggtatggtgcatataaaagatcccttgctactaatggaagaatgtagcgggtttcctctctaagaccatatgtcaaaattaccaaatgtttgacatccaatagccaatgattaataaaagcaatgttctctagtggtgttgttaaacaaaacaaactttaaaaaccgAAGTGACGGGCGAATAAACGAATTAATAAATCGATTAATGATCATGAATGTGTATTGGCTATTGTTGATTTTGGAAAGAGGGAACATGTTTCCCACTGACGTCATTCAATTGTTGTCGGCGTTTGTTTATTCTAACCTGTGATTCACGagtaataaaaaatgaactGGTCCCTAAAGCACCATGTGCGTAGGAAGCTGCATTTTTCGTCATTTGTTGTATAGGCTAGTGTTAAGTGATTCCAACTCATAGCCTACTGGGTACTAGGGCGATCTCTGCCCACAAAGCCACGCATTCGCAAAATGCAATATGCAATAGCTAAGGTCAAGGTAAAGATTCAACATGCCATCAGAGAAAGCGGCTCTAAACACGCCCAGGATGGGCACCGATTCGTACCTTTGTGAATGCGGCGTCCAAAACGGGAGAAGGAAGAACGGGTGAGAGTAGAATGAGTGTCATTACTTCAGGACAGGGGACAATTGAGTCCAGTAAGGTCCATTAAAAACAGATCAAAGCCGTAACTCATAGAGATGGAGTTAATGGTAATTGCCCCTTTGCCCTCTCTCTAAACAcgaaacaaaaaagtaaagtttgttttatttaacgacgccgctagagcacattgattttttatcttatcatcggctattgaacgtcaaacatatggtcattctgacactatttttcagagaaaacccgctgtcgccacataggctactcttttacgacaggcagcaagggatcttttatttgcgcttcccacaggcaggatagcacaaaccatggcctttgttgaaccagttatggatcactgg encodes the following:
- the LOC121382194 gene encoding uncharacterized protein LOC121382194; the protein is MPSEKGTLNTPRIGTSSYLCERGVRDGRRKKGCSLWNKSLQLADTMKVRAVINVYDVCPPIYDVNLVSNKLFADYRFDQNTELKCPHLKCSKYLVIGEPKSRKSKQSSDDNLWRPADSTSDGMDSDVKEPSFDKLNLYGEMKRFRNCYCSKSNDSCVFPPIESSRRDNDYIFKSTVPSRRCNLCSPQMYDDSPRIVQSRHCDGCIFPSIVPSRRHNTCIIPPRRSTRSSKRNDGRKSKPTVSSRRHNACICQPKVPSREHYDSIFPPIVPSRRNDYSIFPPIVPSRRDDDSNSPPIPFSRVQSFDAGVVKERKLVTKTYMEEGPITFFRSREVIFPSVYQTYLSNAENKKCYTNTKYAQEFTVRNRKQPSCRKCRHQQTSSVHFCDVLGKRSCHFCTQLANRKFSQIYEQNNFDLK